One Solidesulfovibrio fructosivorans JJ] DNA window includes the following coding sequences:
- the rplX gene encoding 50S ribosomal protein L24, whose amino-acid sequence MKTYRIRKNDKVMVTAGKDKGKVGKVLKILPKKNAVLVEKVNMVKRHTKANPYAKIPGGIIEKEAPLDISNVSLLCDGCAKPAKIGYKETADGKKVRFCKKCGREIA is encoded by the coding sequence ATGAAAACGTATCGGATTCGTAAAAACGACAAGGTGATGGTCACTGCCGGCAAGGACAAGGGCAAGGTGGGCAAGGTGCTCAAGATTCTGCCCAAGAAGAACGCCGTGCTGGTGGAAAAGGTGAACATGGTCAAGCGCCACACCAAGGCCAATCCCTACGCCAAGATTCCCGGTGGAATCATCGAGAAGGAAGCGCCCCTGGACATCTCCAATGTGTCGCTTCTGTGCGATGGTTGCGCCAAACCCGCCAAGATCGGTTACAAAGAAACCGCCGATGGCAAGAAAGTCCGCTTTTGCAAGAAGTGCGGACGCGAAATCGCTTGA
- the rplE gene encoding 50S ribosomal protein L5 yields MTRLEQIYAEKIAPALKKEFGYTSSMQIPRLSFVSLNMGLGEAGNNNKLIEEAVVELTAISGQKAVITRARKSIAAFKLREGMPVGCRVTLRRMRMWDFLDKLINFALPRVRDFRGVPDRGFDGRGNFTLGIREHTIFPEINVDRVEHVKGMNVTIVTTANSDKEGKMFLDLLGMPFKK; encoded by the coding sequence ATGACCCGCCTGGAACAAATTTATGCCGAGAAGATCGCCCCGGCGCTCAAGAAAGAGTTCGGGTACACTTCCAGCATGCAAATCCCCCGGCTTTCCTTTGTTTCGCTCAACATGGGTTTGGGCGAAGCGGGCAACAACAACAAGCTCATCGAGGAAGCCGTGGTCGAGCTGACCGCCATTTCGGGACAGAAGGCCGTAATCACGCGTGCCCGCAAGTCCATCGCGGCGTTTAAGCTCCGGGAGGGCATGCCGGTGGGGTGCCGTGTGACTCTTCGCCGCATGCGCATGTGGGACTTCCTTGACAAATTGATCAACTTCGCGCTGCCCCGGGTCCGCGACTTTCGCGGCGTGCCCGATCGTGGTTTCGACGGCCGCGGCAATTTCACCCTCGGCATCCGGGAGCATACGATTTTCCCGGAAATCAACGTGGATCGCGTCGAACACGTCAAGGGCATGAACGTCACTATCGTCACGACGGCGAATTCCGACAAGGAGGGGAAGATGTTCCTCGACCTGCTCGGCATGCCGTTCAAAAAGTAA
- a CDS encoding type Z 30S ribosomal protein S14 translates to MARKSLMVKASRKPKFSTRAYNRCPICGRPRAFLRKYGVCRICFRNMSLTGEMPGVRKSSW, encoded by the coding sequence GTGGCCCGCAAATCTTTGATGGTGAAAGCCAGCCGCAAGCCGAAGTTTTCCACCAGAGCGTATAACCGCTGTCCCATCTGCGGTCGTCCCAGGGCGTTTTTGCGCAAGTACGGCGTGTGCCGTATTTGCTTCCGTAACATGTCGCTGACCGGGGAAATGCCCGGCGTGCGCAAGTCGAGCTGGTAA
- the rpsH gene encoding 30S ribosomal protein S8, whose amino-acid sequence MSVTDPISDMLARIRNAHHALHAELAIPASKLKASIAAILKDEGYIEDFAVNESTLSINLKYAGGKPLISGLKRVSKPGRRVYVGSGSIPKVQNGLGISILSTSRGILEGGKAQELHVGGELLCEIW is encoded by the coding sequence ATGTCGGTGACCGACCCCATTTCCGATATGCTGGCCCGCATTCGCAACGCGCACCACGCGCTGCACGCGGAATTGGCCATCCCGGCCTCCAAACTCAAGGCCTCCATCGCCGCCATTTTGAAGGACGAGGGCTACATCGAAGACTTTGCCGTCAACGAGAGCACCCTGTCCATCAACTTGAAATATGCCGGCGGCAAGCCGCTTATTTCGGGACTCAAGCGGGTGAGCAAGCCCGGCCGCCGCGTCTACGTCGGCTCCGGCTCCATCCCCAAGGTCCAAAACGGCCTGGGCATCAGCATCCTGTCCACTTCCAGGGGCATCCTGGAAGGCGGCAAGGCCCAGGAGCTCCACGTCGGCGGCGAGCTCCTGTGCGAAATCTGGTAA
- the rplF gene encoding 50S ribosomal protein L6, protein MSRIGKREIELPSGVSVEVAPEAVTVKGPKGQLATPTHPKIEYTVETGKVHVTRVDDTRLARAQHGLRRTLLANLVEGVSKGFSKTLEVIGVGYKVSTTGNTVSLAVGYSHPVDFKLPAGIEAKVEGNKLTLSGIDKVLLGETAARIRRVRPPEPFKGKGIKYETETIRRKAGKSGGKK, encoded by the coding sequence ATGTCCAGGATAGGAAAACGCGAAATAGAGCTGCCTTCCGGCGTGTCCGTCGAGGTCGCTCCCGAGGCGGTGACGGTCAAGGGCCCCAAGGGCCAGCTGGCCACGCCCACGCATCCGAAAATCGAATACACGGTCGAGACCGGCAAGGTGCACGTGACCCGCGTGGACGACACGCGCTTGGCCCGGGCGCAGCACGGCCTGCGCCGCACCCTGCTCGCCAATCTGGTCGAGGGCGTGAGCAAGGGCTTTTCCAAGACCCTCGAGGTCATCGGCGTCGGCTACAAGGTGTCCACCACCGGCAACACCGTGTCCCTGGCCGTCGGGTACTCGCATCCCGTCGACTTCAAGCTGCCGGCCGGCATCGAGGCCAAGGTCGAGGGCAACAAGCTCACCCTTTCCGGCATCGACAAGGTGCTCTTGGGCGAGACTGCCGCCCGTATCCGCCGTGTGCGTCCGCCCGAGCCTTTCAAGGGCAAGGGCATCAAGTACGAGACCGAAACCATTCGCCGCAAGGCCGGTAAGTCCGGCGGCAAGAAATAG
- the rplR gene encoding 50S ribosomal protein L18: MKMSKTLARARRKVRIRKKLVGSAERPRLVVFRSNRHIYAQVIDDLSGQTLVSSSSLTLGKADEPLKADKEAATKVGKDLAQKALERNIEAVVFDRSGYIYHGRIKALADGARDGGLKF, from the coding sequence ATGAAGATGAGCAAGACCCTGGCGCGCGCGCGCCGGAAAGTCCGCATCCGCAAGAAGCTGGTCGGCAGCGCCGAGCGTCCCCGCCTGGTGGTGTTCCGGTCCAACCGGCACATCTACGCCCAGGTGATCGACGATCTCAGCGGCCAGACCCTGGTGTCTTCCTCGAGCTTGACCTTGGGCAAGGCCGACGAGCCGCTTAAGGCCGACAAGGAAGCCGCGACCAAGGTCGGTAAGGACCTGGCGCAAAAGGCCCTGGAGAGAAACATTGAAGCCGTGGTCTTCGACCGTAGCGGCTACATCTATCACGGCAGGATCAAAGCCCTTGCCGACGGAGCCCGGGATGGCGGCCTCAAATTCTAA
- the rpsE gene encoding 30S ribosomal protein S5 — MDQQSDLGQIEKIVYLNRVAKVVKGGRRFSFSALVVVGDGKGAVGYGLGKANEVPEAIRKATEQARKGMISIPLLDGTLPYEVLGQFGAGRVMLKPASKGTGIIAGGPVRAIMEACGVNDILTKAIGTNNPHNVLRATMEGLASLRSAESVGAMRGKALATPRK, encoded by the coding sequence ATGGACCAGCAGTCCGATCTCGGACAGATCGAAAAGATCGTGTACCTCAACCGCGTGGCCAAGGTCGTCAAGGGCGGCCGCCGGTTCAGCTTCTCCGCCCTGGTCGTCGTCGGCGACGGCAAGGGGGCGGTGGGCTATGGCCTGGGCAAGGCCAACGAGGTGCCCGAGGCGATCCGCAAGGCCACGGAGCAGGCCAGAAAGGGGATGATCAGCATTCCCCTGCTCGACGGCACCCTGCCTTACGAGGTCCTTGGCCAGTTCGGCGCCGGCCGCGTCATGCTCAAGCCCGCTTCCAAGGGTACCGGCATCATCGCCGGCGGCCCGGTCCGGGCCATCATGGAGGCCTGCGGCGTCAACGACATCCTGACCAAGGCCATCGGCACCAACAATCCGCACAATGTCCTGCGCGCCACCATGGAAGGTCTGGCTTCGCTGCGCAGCGCCGAGTCCGTCGGCGCCATGCGCGGCAAGGCCCTGGCCACGCCGCGCAAGTAA
- the rpmD gene encoding 50S ribosomal protein L30 produces the protein MATVTVKLLKRRYGNTPKQCGTLAALGLKKIRQERSFEKSDTVLGMIEKVKHLVEVTES, from the coding sequence ATGGCTACCGTTACCGTCAAGCTGCTCAAAAGGCGCTACGGCAATACGCCCAAGCAGTGCGGCACTCTTGCCGCCCTGGGGCTCAAGAAGATCCGGCAGGAACGTTCCTTCGAGAAGTCCGACACCGTGCTCGGCATGATCGAGAAGGTCAAGCACCTGGTTGAGGTTACCGAGTCATGA
- the rplO gene encoding 50S ribosomal protein L15: protein MKLHEIYPFPEERVSRKRIGRGRGTGQGCTAGKGNKGQNARAGVSERPWFEGGQMPLARRLPKRGFKNYKFKIVYQPLNLDRLLAAFEGKTEISLDDIYERGLASAGALVKILSQGEVSAAVTVEAHRFSAKAAEKITAAGGKAVMLGAAEAEPVTE, encoded by the coding sequence ATGAAACTCCACGAGATATATCCGTTCCCTGAGGAGCGCGTGAGCCGCAAGCGCATCGGTCGCGGCCGCGGCACCGGTCAGGGGTGCACCGCCGGCAAGGGCAACAAGGGCCAGAACGCCCGCGCGGGCGTGTCCGAGCGCCCCTGGTTCGAAGGCGGCCAGATGCCGCTGGCCCGTCGGCTGCCCAAGCGGGGATTTAAGAACTACAAGTTCAAGATCGTCTACCAGCCCTTGAACCTCGATCGGCTCCTGGCCGCTTTCGAGGGCAAGACCGAGATCAGCCTGGACGACATCTACGAACGTGGCCTGGCTAGCGCCGGCGCGCTGGTGAAGATCCTGAGCCAGGGCGAGGTCTCCGCCGCCGTGACCGTTGAGGCCCATCGCTTCAGCGCCAAGGCGGCCGAGAAGATCACCGCTGCCGGTGGCAAGGCCGTGATGCTCGGCGCCGCCGAAGCCGAACCCGTAACGGAATAA
- the secY gene encoding preprotein translocase subunit SecY, with translation MALTGVENLARLPELKKKLLWTFFLVAVYRIGVHVPVPGVDTTALADFFESAKNTLFGLFDMFSGGGLRNLSIFALGIMPYISSSIIIQLLTVVSPELAKMQKEEGAAGRKKITQYTRYGTVLITIIQGFGIAVGLESMASPTGAPVVVMAGWGFRLMTILTLTTGTIFLMWLGELMTDKGIGNGISMIIYAGIVAGLPRAVLSTFDLLKAGEISLFVLVFIVVLMLAVLVAIVFMERGTRRIPIQYAKRMVGRKMYGGQTTHLPLRVNTAGVIPPIFASSILLFPATLGEFSSVPWLKTVAAFFSPQTITYNVIFVALIVFFCYFYTAIIFDPADIAENIRKQGGFIPGIRPGAKTKEFIDKVLARITLWGSLYISVVCVLPMVMIQQFNVPFYFGGTSLLIVVGVAMDFMSQIESYLISRQYEGLMQKGRIKGR, from the coding sequence GTGGCACTTACCGGAGTCGAGAATCTGGCGCGTCTGCCGGAGCTGAAGAAAAAGCTCCTCTGGACGTTTTTCCTGGTGGCCGTCTACCGGATCGGCGTGCATGTGCCGGTGCCGGGGGTGGATACGACCGCGCTGGCGGACTTTTTCGAGAGCGCCAAGAACACCCTGTTCGGCCTCTTCGACATGTTTTCCGGCGGCGGCTTGCGCAACCTCTCCATCTTCGCGCTTGGCATCATGCCCTACATCTCCTCCTCCATCATCATCCAGCTGCTGACCGTCGTCAGCCCCGAGCTGGCCAAGATGCAGAAGGAGGAGGGGGCCGCCGGGCGCAAGAAGATCACCCAATACACCCGTTACGGCACGGTGCTCATCACCATCATCCAGGGCTTCGGCATCGCCGTGGGCCTGGAGAGCATGGCCAGCCCGACCGGCGCGCCGGTGGTCGTCATGGCCGGCTGGGGCTTTCGCCTCATGACCATCCTGACCCTGACCACGGGCACGATCTTCCTCATGTGGCTGGGCGAGCTGATGACCGACAAAGGTATCGGCAACGGCATCTCCATGATTATCTATGCCGGTATCGTGGCCGGGTTGCCCCGGGCCGTGCTGTCCACCTTCGATCTGCTCAAGGCGGGCGAGATTTCGCTTTTCGTCCTTGTGTTCATCGTGGTGCTGATGCTGGCGGTCCTGGTCGCCATCGTGTTCATGGAACGCGGCACCAGGCGCATACCGATCCAATACGCCAAACGCATGGTGGGGCGGAAAATGTACGGCGGCCAGACCACGCATCTGCCGCTTCGCGTCAATACCGCCGGCGTCATTCCGCCCATTTTCGCCTCGTCCATTCTGCTTTTCCCGGCGACTCTGGGCGAATTCTCCAGCGTGCCGTGGCTTAAGACCGTGGCCGCGTTTTTCAGCCCCCAAACGATCACCTACAATGTGATCTTCGTGGCGCTGATCGTCTTCTTTTGCTACTTCTACACGGCCATCATCTTCGATCCGGCCGATATTGCCGAAAATATCCGCAAACAAGGTGGGTTCATTCCGGGCATCCGCCCCGGCGCCAAGACCAAGGAGTTCATCGACAAGGTCCTGGCCCGCATCACGCTTTGGGGTTCGCTTTATATATCCGTGGTCTGCGTGTTGCCCATGGTCATGATCCAGCAATTCAACGTGCCGTTTTACTTCGGCGGCACCTCGCTTCTGATCGTTGTTGGTGTGGCCATGGATTTCATGTCGCAGATCGAGTCCTATCTGATCTCCCGGCAGTATGAGGGTCTCATGCAGAAAGGCCGGATCAAGGGCAGGTAG
- the map gene encoding type I methionyl aminopeptidase: MKKVRGIFLKNDLEIASMRQACRIVAIILQELTEAVKPGVRTMQFEDIARKRCDDFKVKPAFLGMYGFPYALCCSVNEEVVHGFPSDRVLEEGDIVSFDMGVVYDGFYGDAATTAPVGRIDAAAAALLQVTRESLETGITQARTGNDLYDISRAVQKYVEGHGLSVVRRFVGHGIGRKLHEKPEIPNFEPRDAHPVPLQPGMVLAIEPMVTAGGPDVEVLSDNWTAVTKDRSLSAHFEHTVAVTKNGPRILSLVD; the protein is encoded by the coding sequence TTGAAGAAGGTCAGGGGGATATTCCTCAAAAATGACCTTGAGATTGCTTCCATGCGGCAGGCCTGCCGGATCGTGGCCATCATCTTGCAAGAGTTGACGGAAGCGGTCAAACCGGGTGTGCGCACCATGCAATTCGAGGACATCGCGCGCAAGCGGTGTGATGATTTCAAGGTCAAGCCGGCGTTTCTGGGGATGTACGGCTTTCCGTACGCCCTGTGCTGCTCGGTCAATGAGGAAGTCGTCCATGGCTTCCCGTCCGACCGGGTGCTTGAGGAAGGGGACATCGTCAGTTTCGACATGGGCGTGGTCTACGACGGCTTTTACGGCGACGCGGCCACGACCGCCCCGGTGGGGCGGATCGACGCGGCAGCGGCGGCGCTTTTGCAGGTGACGCGGGAATCGCTGGAAACGGGCATCACCCAGGCTCGGACCGGCAATGATTTGTATGATATTTCGCGGGCCGTGCAAAAATATGTTGAAGGACATGGCCTGAGTGTTGTAAGACGATTTGTTGGTCACGGCATCGGGAGAAAGTTGCACGAAAAGCCTGAAATCCCGAATTTCGAGCCGCGGGACGCCCACCCCGTTCCCTTGCAGCCCGGAATGGTGCTGGCCATCGAACCCATGGTGACCGCCGGCGGTCCCGACGTCGAAGTGCTGTCCGACAACTGGACGGCCGTGACCAAGGACCGCAGCCTGTCGGCTCATTTCGAGCATACGGTGGCTGTGACCAAAAACGGACCTCGGATTTTAAGCCTGGTTGATTGA
- the rpmJ gene encoding 50S ribosomal protein L36 has protein sequence MKVRPSVKKLCPKCKIIRRHGVVRVICENPRHKQRQG, from the coding sequence ATGAAAGTCAGACCCTCGGTGAAAAAACTTTGTCCCAAGTGCAAAATCATCCGGCGTCACGGCGTGGTTCGGGTGATCTGCGAGAACCCCCGGCATAAACAGCGTCAGGGATAA
- the rpsM gene encoding 30S ribosomal protein S13, which produces MARIAGVDLPKNKRMDIALTYIYGIGRTTALTILEASGVDWTKNSDALTPEETNTIRKEIEANHKVEGDLRRDVTANIKRLMDIGCYRGFRHRRGLPCRGQRTHTNARTRKGPRRGVMAKKKK; this is translated from the coding sequence GTGGCCAGAATCGCGGGAGTCGACCTTCCCAAAAATAAGCGCATGGATATCGCGCTGACCTACATTTACGGCATCGGCCGCACCACGGCCCTTACGATCCTCGAAGCGAGCGGCGTCGATTGGACGAAGAATTCCGACGCCCTGACCCCCGAGGAAACCAACACCATCCGCAAGGAAATCGAGGCCAACCACAAGGTCGAGGGTGATTTGCGGCGTGATGTGACCGCCAATATCAAGCGCCTCATGGACATCGGCTGCTATCGTGGGTTTCGCCACCGTCGCGGGCTTCCCTGCCGCGGACAGCGCACCCACACCAATGCGCGCACCCGCAAGGGTCCGCGTCGCGGCGTGATGGCCAAGAAGAAAAAGTAA
- the rpsK gene encoding 30S ribosomal protein S11, with product MAKPRRIGKKERKNIPVGVAHIQASFNNTIVTFTDQKGNVVSWATSGGAGFKGSRKSTPFAAQVAAENAARKAQENGMRTVGILVKGPGSGREAAMRAIHNAGFKVSYIRDITPIPHNGCRPPKRRRV from the coding sequence ATGGCGAAACCGCGCCGCATCGGCAAAAAGGAACGTAAGAACATTCCCGTGGGCGTGGCCCATATCCAGGCCTCGTTTAACAACACCATCGTGACCTTCACCGACCAGAAGGGCAATGTGGTGAGCTGGGCCACCTCCGGCGGCGCAGGTTTCAAGGGGTCGCGCAAGTCCACCCCCTTCGCCGCCCAGGTCGCGGCGGAAAACGCCGCCCGCAAGGCCCAGGAAAACGGCATGCGCACGGTCGGCATTCTGGTCAAGGGGCCGGGCTCCGGACGTGAGGCCGCCATGCGCGCCATTCACAACGCCGGTTTCAAGGTCAGCTACATCCGCGACATCACGCCCATCCCCCACAACGGCTGCCGTCCGCCCAAACGGCGCCGCGTCTAA
- the rpsD gene encoding 30S ribosomal protein S4 has protein sequence MARYTEAKCRICRREGAKLFLKGDRCYTDKCAYERRPYAPGQHGRIRKKMSDYAVMLREKQKTRRMYGILEGQFRAYFQRADMKKGVTGENLLCFLERRMDNVIYRLGFANSRNQARQLVRHGIFTVNGRRVTIPSLQVKVGDVIEVRERNRQSPIIQEAQQVIARRGCPAWLEVDGEKLKGKVNALPTREDVQFPINEQLIVELYSK, from the coding sequence TTGGCACGATACACAGAAGCGAAATGCCGGATTTGCCGCCGTGAAGGGGCAAAGCTCTTTTTGAAGGGCGATCGCTGCTATACCGATAAGTGCGCTTACGAGCGCCGTCCCTACGCCCCTGGCCAGCACGGACGTATTCGCAAAAAAATGAGCGACTACGCCGTGATGCTGCGCGAGAAGCAAAAGACCCGCCGTATGTACGGCATCCTGGAAGGGCAGTTCCGCGCCTACTTCCAGCGCGCCGACATGAAAAAAGGCGTCACCGGCGAAAACCTGCTTTGCTTTCTCGAGCGGCGCATGGACAACGTGATCTATCGCCTCGGCTTCGCCAATTCGCGCAACCAGGCCCGCCAGCTCGTGCGGCACGGGATCTTCACCGTCAACGGCCGCCGCGTGACCATTCCCTCGCTGCAGGTCAAGGTCGGCGACGTCATCGAAGTGCGCGAGCGCAACCGCCAGTCCCCCATCATCCAGGAAGCCCAGCAGGTCATCGCCCGCCGCGGCTGCCCGGCCTGGCTCGAAGTGGACGGCGAGAAGCTCAAAGGCAAGGTCAACGCCCTGCCCACCCGCGAGGACGTGCAGTTCCCGATCAACGAGCAGCTCATCGTCGAGCTTTACTCCAAGTAA
- a CDS encoding DNA-directed RNA polymerase subunit alpha produces MLIRNGQRLINSRNWTELVKPETLERDSASTDTHGRFVCEPLERGFGTTLGNALRRVLLSSLQGAAIVAARIEGVQHEFSTIPGVIEDVTEVILNLKQVRLAMATEDPQRLTLFANKKGEVLASAIQGNQNVTVLSEDVLIATLSEDRDFRIELEVRMGKGYVTADMHEGLDSEIGLILLDSSFSPVKKVAYTIEQARVGQMTNYDKLVLEVDTDGSISPEDAISYSAKILKDQLTVFINFDEKESEADKARRRDDIELNPSLFKSIDELELSVRATNCLKSANIQTVGELMQKTENEMLKTKNFGKKSLEEIRRVLEDMGLEFGMRIENFEQKYQEWLKRKQVDET; encoded by the coding sequence ATGTTGATTCGCAACGGCCAACGGCTCATCAACTCCCGGAACTGGACCGAGTTGGTCAAGCCGGAAACCCTGGAACGGGATTCCGCTTCGACCGACACCCATGGTCGGTTCGTGTGCGAGCCCCTGGAACGCGGGTTCGGCACCACGCTCGGCAACGCGCTGCGCCGGGTGCTGCTGTCGTCCCTCCAGGGCGCGGCCATCGTCGCCGCCCGCATCGAGGGCGTGCAGCACGAATTCTCGACCATTCCGGGAGTCATCGAGGATGTGACCGAAGTCATCCTCAACCTCAAACAGGTCCGGCTGGCCATGGCCACCGAGGACCCGCAGCGCCTGACCCTTTTCGCCAACAAGAAGGGCGAGGTCCTGGCCAGCGCCATCCAGGGCAACCAGAATGTGACGGTCTTAAGCGAGGATGTGCTCATCGCCACCCTCTCCGAGGATCGCGACTTCCGGATCGAGCTCGAAGTGCGCATGGGCAAGGGCTATGTCACTGCCGACATGCATGAAGGCCTGGATTCCGAGATCGGCCTGATCTTACTCGATTCCAGCTTTTCGCCGGTCAAGAAGGTGGCCTACACCATCGAGCAGGCCCGCGTCGGCCAGATGACCAACTACGACAAGCTGGTGCTTGAAGTGGACACCGACGGCTCCATCTCTCCTGAGGACGCTATCTCCTACAGCGCCAAGATCCTCAAGGACCAGCTGACCGTCTTTATCAACTTCGACGAGAAAGAGTCCGAAGCCGACAAGGCTCGCCGCCGCGACGACATCGAACTCAATCCGAGCCTTTTCAAGAGCATAGATGAACTCGAGTTGTCCGTGCGCGCCACCAACTGCCTCAAGTCCGCCAACATCCAGACCGTTGGCGAGTTGATGCAGAAGACCGAAAACGAGATGCTCAAGACCAAGAACTTCGGCAAGAAATCCCTTGAGGAAATCCGCCGGGTGCTTGAGGACATGGGCCTCGAATTCGGCATGCGCATCGAGAATTTCGAGCAAAAATACCAGGAATGGCTCAAGAGGAAGCAGGTCGATGAGACATAA
- the rplQ gene encoding 50S ribosomal protein L17 → MRHKKSGRKFGRNASHRKAMLRNMARSLLIHERIRTTEHKAKELRGVVEHLVTLSQTDSVHARRLAYKVLENHQLVARLFDEIGPRFRGQGGGYTRVVKLSLPRNGDCAAMAIIELTRLAGETAAEAKPAPAAAPEPETPAAPAEGETQE, encoded by the coding sequence ATGAGACATAAGAAATCCGGACGCAAATTCGGCAGAAACGCCTCCCACCGGAAGGCGATGCTGCGCAATATGGCCCGCTCGCTGCTGATCCACGAGCGTATCCGCACCACCGAACACAAGGCCAAGGAACTGCGCGGCGTTGTCGAGCATCTGGTGACCCTGTCCCAGACCGACAGCGTGCATGCCCGTCGCCTGGCCTACAAGGTTCTGGAAAACCACCAGCTGGTTGCCCGCCTGTTCGACGAGATCGGCCCCCGCTTTCGCGGCCAGGGCGGCGGTTACACCCGCGTGGTCAAGTTGAGCCTGCCCCGTAACGGCGACTGCGCCGCCATGGCCATCATCGAGCTGACCCGCCTTGCCGGCGAGACGGCCGCCGAGGCCAAGCCCGCGCCCGCCGCCGCTCCCGAGCCCGAGACGCCTGCCGCGCCCGCCGAAGGCGAGACCCAGGAATAG
- a CDS encoding selenium metabolism-associated LysR family transcriptional regulator yields MDIRRLQAFAKVYDLRSFSRAGDELMLSQPTISAHIMALEEELGAQLFDRLGRTVLPTQAGDLLHRYCITIFSQLDMAKADILALSQRVSGDLVIGGSTIPAQYIIPGLVARFLKQYPEVRVDLRGGDTSEITAMVLAGDAHAGIVGAPARQPELACRSILEDQLVLVAPRAQAHAGLTGEDWRQRLTELPWVMREAGSGTRQAMEEALLAAGVDPRDLRQVLLVHSSLAVLECVAAGLGVSVVSRMAARGYLESGAVTLMETPELVMQRHFYIVHHARRYMFPALRFFLAASEVV; encoded by the coding sequence ATGGATATTCGTCGCTTGCAGGCGTTTGCCAAGGTCTATGACCTGCGCAGCTTTTCCAGGGCCGGGGATGAGCTGATGCTGTCCCAGCCGACGATCAGCGCCCATATCATGGCCTTGGAAGAGGAACTCGGGGCGCAGCTCTTTGATCGTCTCGGCCGCACCGTGCTGCCGACCCAGGCCGGCGATCTGCTCCATCGCTACTGCATCACCATCTTCAGCCAGCTCGACATGGCCAAGGCTGACATTTTGGCCCTGTCCCAGCGGGTTTCCGGGGACCTTGTCATTGGCGGCAGCACCATTCCGGCCCAATATATCATTCCGGGACTGGTGGCCCGGTTTCTCAAGCAATACCCCGAAGTCCGCGTGGACCTGCGCGGGGGGGACACGTCCGAAATCACCGCCATGGTGCTGGCCGGTGACGCCCATGCGGGCATCGTCGGCGCGCCGGCGCGCCAGCCGGAACTGGCCTGTCGCTCGATTCTGGAAGACCAGCTCGTGCTGGTCGCCCCCCGAGCCCAGGCACATGCCGGCCTTACCGGCGAGGACTGGAGGCAGCGCCTGACCGAGCTGCCCTGGGTCATGCGCGAAGCCGGGTCCGGGACGCGCCAGGCCATGGAGGAAGCGCTGCTCGCGGCCGGCGTTGATCCTCGGGACCTGCGCCAGGTGCTCCTGGTGCATTCGTCCCTGGCGGTCCTCGAATGCGTTGCCGCCGGGCTTGGCGTTTCGGTCGTATCCCGCATGGCCGCGCGGGGGTATCTGGAAAGCGGGGCGGTGACGCTCATGGAAACGCCGGAGCTTGTGATGCAGCGCCATTTTTAC